In Micromonospora cremea, the genomic window TCCAACCTGCTGACCATCCACTCGGCGCTCAGCGGCCGCGACATCGACGAGCTGGTGGCCGCGTACGCCGGTCGCGGCTACGGCGACCTGAAGAAGGACCTGGCCGAGGTGGTGGCGGAGTTCGTCCGCCCGATCCAGCAGCGCACCAGCACCTACCTCGACGACCCGGCGCAGCTGGACAAGCTGCTCGCCGCCGGCGCGGAGAAGGCCCGGGCGGTGGCCGGGGCGACCCTGCGGTCCGCGTACGAGCGGGTCGGGTTCTTCCCGCCGGTGCGCGGCGAATAGCGCCACGGGACAGGTGGGCGGGTCGGTGGCCGAAGGGGCGGCGCGGAGCGTGGATCGCAGTGGTGGGGTGCCGCCGACCGGTGACACCATCCAGATCGGCATCGCGGTGGACATCCCGGAGCCGTGGGGGGCCCAGCTCACCCGGCGGCGGGTCGAGGCCGGTGACCCGCTGGCCGTACCCGCGCACGTGACGCTGCTCGGGCCCACCGAGATCCCGACCGCCAACCTGCCGACCGTCGAGCGGCACCTCGCCAGCGTCGCCGCCGCGCACCTGCCGTTCACGCTGCACCTGCGGGGCACCGGCACGTTCCGCCCGGTGACCCAGGTGGTGTTCGTGGCGGTGGCCGCCGGGATCAGCGAGTGCGAACTGCTCGCCTCCGCCATCGCCGCGACGCCGGGCCTGCACCGCCAGACCCGGTTCCCGTACCATCCGCACGTCACCGTGGCGCAGGACGTGGCACCCGAGGCGCTGGACAAGGCGTACGAGGATCTGGCCGACTTCTCCGCGATGTTCGAGGTCGACGCGTTCACCCTGTTCTCGCACAGCGGGCAGGCCCGGTGGCAGCCGCGTCGGGACTTCCGCCTCGGCGGCTGACCGGACGGCGACGCGCCGCCCGGCGAGCACGGCGAGCCGGTTGCCACCACGGCGGCGGGAGATCGGCGAGGATGACCGCGTGAACGTGATCGGCCGGATCGAGGCGGGCATCGACCGCTGGGTGAGCGCCGCGCGCTGCCGGTCGGGCCTCTTCGACCACGTGTGGCGAGCCGGCGCGCTCTACGCCGAGGTGCTGGCCGGGCGGCTGGCGGCGGCGATCGCCTACTACGGCTTCTTCGCGGTGTTCGCCCTCGCGCTGGTCGCGTACTCCATCTTCGGTGCGATCCTCGAGGACAACGACGAGGTCAGCGCGGCGGCGGCCGGGTTCCTTAAGGAGAACCTGCCGTTCCTGGACGCGCAGCAGATCGCCAACTCCAGTGGAACGGTCGGTGTGGTCGGCCTCGTCATCCTGGTCTTCACTGGGATCGGCTGGGTGGAGGCGATCCGCTCCTCGCAGCGGTTGATGTACCGGCTCAACCAGCAGCCCGGCAACCTGGTGATCCGGCGGCTGGTCGACCTGGGGGTGATGGTCGGCGTCTTCGTGCTGCTCGGTGTCTCGGTGGCGGCGGTGGACGCGTTGGAATCCCTGCTGCGTTTCCTGCTGCGCAGCACCGGCTCGGTCGGCCTGACCACGATCAGCGCCGTGTTCAGCGTGCTGATCAACGCCGTGCTCGCCACCGCACTGCTGCTCGCGGTGCCCCGGCTGCGGGTGAGCCGGTCCCGGCTGCGCCCGGTGGTGGTGCTGGTCGCGATCGGCATCACGTTGCTGAACACGGTCGGGCGGTACTACGTGGTGCGTACCGAGCGGAACCCGGCGTACACGGTGGTGGCCGGCGCCGTCGGCCTGCTGCTCTACCTCTATCTGCTCAACCAGCTGGTGCTGTTCGGGGCGGCGCTCCTCGCGACCAGCACCCGCGGGCGGGTGGTCGACCTGGCCGAGGGCGCCCCGCCGGCGAATCTC contains:
- a CDS encoding 2'-5' RNA ligase family protein; protein product: MAEGAARSVDRSGGVPPTGDTIQIGIAVDIPEPWGAQLTRRRVEAGDPLAVPAHVTLLGPTEIPTANLPTVERHLASVAAAHLPFTLHLRGTGTFRPVTQVVFVAVAAGISECELLASAIAATPGLHRQTRFPYHPHVTVAQDVAPEALDKAYEDLADFSAMFEVDAFTLFSHSGQARWQPRRDFRLGG
- a CDS encoding YhjD/YihY/BrkB family envelope integrity protein: MNVIGRIEAGIDRWVSAARCRSGLFDHVWRAGALYAEVLAGRLAAAIAYYGFFAVFALALVAYSIFGAILEDNDEVSAAAAGFLKENLPFLDAQQIANSSGTVGVVGLVILVFTGIGWVEAIRSSQRLMYRLNQQPGNLVIRRLVDLGVMVGVFVLLGVSVAAVDALESLLRFLLRSTGSVGLTTISAVFSVLINAVLATALLLAVPRLRVSRSRLRPVVVLVAIGITLLNTVGRYYVVRTERNPAYTVVAGAVGLLLYLYLLNQLVLFGAALLATSTRGRVVDLAEGAPPANLDEDTDPGTPGGAG